Proteins encoded together in one Mus caroli chromosome 4, CAROLI_EIJ_v1.1, whole genome shotgun sequence window:
- the Ipp gene encoding actin-binding protein IPP, whose amino-acid sequence MSKEECPKAADSSFSSDKHAQLILAQMNKMRSGQHFCDVQLQVGKETFQVHRLVLAASSPYFAALFTGGMKESSKDVVQILGVEAGIFQLLLDFIYTGVVNIAVTNVQELIVAADMLQLTEVVNLCCDFLKGQIDPQNCIGLFQFSEQIACHDLLEFTENYIHVHFLEVHTGEEFLALTKDQLIKILRSEELSIEDEYQVFLAAMQWILKDLGKRRKHVVEVLDPVRFPLLPSQRLLKYIEGVSDFNLRVALQTLLKEYCEVCKSPKDNKLCSFLQTSKGRPRKKARKYLYAVGGYTRLQGGRWSDSRALSCVERFDTFSQYWTTVSSLHQARCGLGVAVLGGMVYAIGGEKDSMIFDCTECYDPVTKQWTTVASMNHPRCGLGVCVCYGAIYALGGWVGAEIGNTIERFDPDENKWEVVGSMAVSRYYFGCCEMQGLIYAVGGISNEGLELRSFEVYDPLSKRWSPLPPMGTRRAYLGVAALNDCIYAIGGWNETQDALHTVEKYSFEEEKWVEVASMKVPRAGMCAVTVNGLLYVSGGRSSSHDFLAPGTLDSVEVYNPHSDTWTEIGNMITSRCEGGVAVL is encoded by the exons ATGTCTAAGGAGGAGTGTCCCAAGGCTGCTGACAGTTCATTCTCCTCTGATAAACATGCCCAGCTCATCTTGGCCCAGATGAACAAAATGAGAAGTGGACAGCATTTCTGTGATGTGCAGCTGCAGGTGGGGAAGGAAACCTTTCAAGTCCATCGGCTGGTCCTGGCCGCCAGCAGTCCGTACTTTGCAGCTTTGTTCACTGGAGGAATGAAAGAGTCTTCAAAAGATGTTGTACAGATTCTAGGAGTTGAAGCTGGAATCTTTCAGTTACTTCTAGATTTCATTTATACAG GAGTAGTGAACATAGCTGTGACTAATGTCCAGGAGTTGATTGTTGCAGCAGACATGCTACAGTTGACTGAAGTTGTTAATCTTTGCTGTGATTTTCTGAAAGGACAAATTGATCCACAGAACTGCATTGGACTCTTTCAGTTCTCTGAGCAAATTGCCTGTCATGATCTTTTGGAATTTACAGAAAATTATATTCATGTCCATTTCTTGGAGGTTCATACTGGGGAAGAGTTCCTGGCGCTTACAAAAGATCAGCTGATCAAAATTTTACGAAGTGAAGAGCTTAGCATTGAAGATGAATACCAAGTCTTCTTAGCTGCAATGCAGTGGATTCTTAAAGacctgggaaagagaagaaaacatgtgGTGGAAGTATTAGATCCAGTTCGATTCCCCTTGTTACCATCTCAGAGGCTTTTAAAGTACATAGAAG GAGTATCTGATTTTAATCTTCGAGTCGCCCTGCAAACACTTTTGAAAGAGTACTGTGAGGTCTGCAAGTCTCCCAAAGACAACAAGCTTTGTAGTTTCCTGCAGACGTCTAAAGGTCGACCtcggaagaaagcaagaaaatatcTGTATGCAGTAG GTGGCTATACACGGTTGCAGGGGGGCCGTTGGAGCGATAGCAGAGCCCTCAGCTGTGTAGAACGTTTTGATACCTTTAGCCAGTACTGGACCACTGTATCTTCACTTCATCAGGCTCGGTGTGGACTTGGAGTTGCAGTTTTAGGAGGGATGGTCTATGCTATTGGAG GAGAAAAGGATTCGATGATCTTTGACTGTACCGAGTGTTATGATCCAGTTACTAAACAATGGACAACTGTTGCTTCAATGAATCACCCCCGCTGTGGATTGGGAGTATGTGTGTGCTACGGGGCAATCTATGCTTTGG GTGGGTGGGTTGGAGCTGAGATCGGCAACACCATTGAGCGGTTTGATCCTGATGAGAATAAGTGGGAAGTGGTGGGCAGCATGGCAGTGTCACGCTACTACTTTGGGTGCTGTGAGATGCaag GTTTAATTTATGCAGTTGGAGGAATCAGCAATGAGGGGCTAGAGCTCCGTTCCTTTGAGGTTTATGATCCACTTTCCAAGCGCTGGTCTCCACTTCCTCCGATGGGAACCAGAAGAGCGTATCTTGGGGTGGCAGCCCTCAATGACTGCATCTATGCTATTGGAGGGTGGAACGAGACACAAGATGCCCTTCATACTGTAGAAAAGTACTCCTTTGAAGAG GAAAAGTGGGTTGAAGTTGCTTCAATGAAAGTTCCTAGAGCAGGCATGTGTGCTGTGACAGTCAATGGTCTTCTGTATGTCTCTGGAGGCCGGTCTTCTAGCCATGATTTCTTGGCCCCAGGTACTTTGGACTCAGTTGAAGTTTACAACCCTCATTCAGATACATGGACGGAAATTGGTAATATGATCACTAGTCGTTGTGAAGGGGGTGTTGCTGTACTATGA